The following proteins are encoded in a genomic region of Candidatus Bathyarchaeota archaeon:
- the rimI gene encoding ribosomal protein S18-alanine N-acetyltransferase, with the protein MQVKIEPATTRQLNEFYKIEQQCFDSEAFSKQQIKYFLSDYNTIAFMAKLEKQIAGFVIAYLEKEEDMVFGHIITLNVAPSFRHKGIAQVLLGEVEELLKQRGVKECRLEVREDNSAALRLYRKLGYREIGRLEHYYGKAHGLYLKKVLYQKLEQDKTN; encoded by the coding sequence ATGCAGGTTAAAATTGAACCCGCCACGACAAGGCAACTCAATGAGTTCTACAAAATCGAGCAGCAATGCTTTGATTCTGAAGCATTCTCCAAGCAGCAGATAAAATATTTTCTCTCAGACTATAACACCATTGCGTTTATGGCAAAACTAGAGAAGCAAATCGCTGGGTTTGTGATTGCTTATTTGGAGAAGGAGGAAGACATGGTTTTTGGGCATATAATTACTCTTAATGTTGCGCCATCATTTAGACATAAGGGAATTGCACAGGTTCTTTTGGGTGAAGTTGAAGAGCTGCTTAAGCAGCGGGGTGTTAAGGAGTGCCGCCTTGAAGTCAGGGAAGATAACAGTGCAGCTTTGAGACTTTATAGGAAATTGGGATATCGAGAAATTGGGCGATTAGAGCATTATTACGGAAAAGCACATGGGCTGTATTTAAAAAAGGTACTGTATCAGAAATTAGAACAGGACAAAACAAACTAG
- a CDS encoding flippase-like domain-containing protein produces MEKVKPKLSWKTVVFPIIGLVAFFLYIYLYNVDIITIISNMQKANPAFFIIAVLCGILEVLFFTISWRSITNHLDIKMSLKKAYLYVWYGLYVDIVIPAESISGEIVRTYLLTRDKCGSLGKIVASLFTHRLIGTVMNIVVLVLGLALFPFEGQMDATVFNIIAVVTVGITAALVGMIVFSLKENWMLKVIDWATKAAQFVSRGKWKLTKLREQAVQIASHFHQSMHEFQHNPWPIIKSTFFMIITWVFTLAIPYFVFLSLGYSVSWSMLLITSAIVLAVKSIPVGIFEVGIPEITMTTLFTAFLAPTLGPIAAEVSATATVLTRIITLWFRFFGGFAAQQYLELKPVLSKPKE; encoded by the coding sequence ATGGAAAAAGTTAAGCCTAAACTGTCTTGGAAGACGGTAGTGTTTCCGATTATTGGTTTAGTAGCCTTTTTCCTCTACATCTACCTCTACAACGTAGACATCATAACAATAATTTCCAACATGCAAAAAGCCAACCCAGCATTCTTCATAATAGCAGTCCTTTGTGGAATACTGGAAGTCTTATTTTTCACCATTTCCTGGCGCTCAATCACAAATCATCTTGACATCAAAATGAGCCTAAAAAAAGCCTACCTTTACGTTTGGTACGGACTCTACGTTGACATAGTTATCCCAGCAGAATCTATCAGCGGAGAAATTGTCAGAACTTACCTGCTCACCCGAGACAAATGCGGAAGTCTTGGAAAAATCGTCGCCTCCCTCTTTACCCACCGGTTAATCGGAACAGTCATGAACATTGTTGTGTTGGTTTTGGGATTGGCACTGTTTCCTTTTGAAGGACAAATGGATGCTACAGTTTTCAACATTATCGCTGTTGTTACTGTTGGAATTACAGCGGCTTTGGTTGGCATGATTGTTTTTTCACTTAAAGAAAACTGGATGTTAAAAGTTATTGATTGGGCGACAAAGGCGGCACAGTTTGTTTCAAGAGGGAAATGGAAACTTACAAAATTGCGGGAGCAAGCGGTTCAGATAGCATCGCATTTTCACCAGTCAATGCATGAGTTCCAGCATAACCCGTGGCCAATTATAAAATCTACATTCTTTATGATTATAACTTGGGTTTTCACTTTAGCCATTCCCTATTTTGTCTTTTTATCATTGGGTTATTCTGTTTCGTGGAGCATGCTTCTGATTACTTCAGCGATTGTTTTGGCGGTAAAATCGATTCCAGTTGGCATCTTTGAGGTGGGAATCCCAGAAATCACCATGACCACACTGTTCACCGCGTTTCTTGCGCCAACACTGGGTCCAATAGCTGCTGAAGTCAGTGCTACTGCAACAGTTTTGACAAGGATAATTACGCTTTGGTTCCGCTTCTTTGGGGGTTTTGCAGCACAGCAGTATCTGGAGCTAAAACCCGTGTTATCTAAGCCTAAGGAGTAG
- a CDS encoding iron ABC transporter permease: protein MANTNVEKSYAKRSKRWKTTLGLLIVALVATLIVALNIGYAPISFSKIFDIMVNQIPFLNGGPGTQTSEFLTNQAIIMQIRFPRVIAGALIGAGLAASGVLYQGVFKNPMADPFVLGVSSGAVLGAGLAIVFASGLSLLGIPIVQACAFAGGLITIFIVFNISKVGNRVSDMTLLLSGIAMTIFLSAIFQILQVTSQNVKLHALVTWLIGGISNITWMDIFSIMPFIFIGIILSYFYTRDLNMIAFGEDTAQHLGVNTDKTKKIVLVLGSLMASAAVSISGLIGFVGLMIPHITRLIMGPDHRILLPASVVVGAIFLVLCDALARVVTGAGELPVGVITALAGGPFFIFLLRRRKLNYKM, encoded by the coding sequence ATGGCCAATACCAATGTTGAAAAGTCTTATGCAAAGCGTTCAAAGCGATGGAAAACAACCTTAGGGCTACTTATAGTAGCGCTGGTTGCTACCCTTATAGTGGCTTTAAACATTGGTTATGCCCCCATTTCTTTTTCAAAAATTTTTGACATCATGGTCAATCAGATTCCATTCTTGAATGGTGGACCCGGCACACAAACCTCTGAGTTCTTAACTAACCAAGCTATCATTATGCAAATTCGTTTTCCTAGAGTGATTGCTGGTGCATTAATAGGTGCAGGGCTAGCTGCTTCTGGTGTTCTTTATCAGGGTGTTTTCAAAAACCCGATGGCTGACCCCTTTGTGCTTGGTGTTTCTTCAGGTGCAGTTTTGGGTGCAGGATTGGCAATTGTTTTTGCTTCAGGCTTAAGCTTACTTGGCATACCTATTGTTCAAGCATGCGCTTTCGCAGGTGGTTTAATCACAATATTTATTGTGTTTAATATTTCCAAAGTCGGCAACCGCGTCTCTGACATGACACTGTTGCTCTCAGGTATTGCTATGACTATTTTCTTATCTGCGATTTTCCAGATTCTGCAGGTTACAAGTCAAAACGTCAAACTTCACGCGTTGGTGACTTGGCTTATCGGTGGAATTTCAAACATAACTTGGATGGACATATTTTCCATTATGCCTTTCATTTTTATCGGAATTATCCTTTCATACTTCTACACAAGAGACCTAAACATGATTGCCTTCGGCGAAGACACAGCACAACACCTTGGCGTCAACACAGACAAAACCAAAAAAATCGTTCTCGTTTTAGGCTCATTGATGGCATCAGCAGCCGTTTCTATAAGCGGCTTAATTGGCTTTGTAGGCTTGATGATTCCTCACATAACACGGTTAATTATGGGTCCCGACCACCGCATTCTACTGCCTGCCTCCGTGGTTGTTGGCGCAATATTTCTAGTTCTCTGTGATGCATTGGCTCGGGTTGTCACGGGTGCAGGTGAGTTGCCTGTGGGTGTGATAACTGC
- a CDS encoding ABC transporter substrate-binding protein, whose product MNTKYVLYAAILVIIIVSASAIVYVNMNNPSSSEGTISITDDEGYTTTLDGVPQRIVSMAPANTQFLFDLGVGNRVVGVTDYDDYPYDFSAWFEAGNMTSIGGFYNPSLEVITSLQPDLILGTTIHDDILDNLRGQGFKVIITDPTNIEDIYNDITFIGKAVGAEENATTLISNIQGQISEVQEKIANITEKPTVYWEVYFDESGITTAGADSWLNDVIAKAGGTNLFADLSGDYVSTSSEVIVQRNPDVIMMPEGMGSSSSGGVEAVKARPGWNTINAVIDDHIYIFDEDLFNRPTSNVGLQVQQVAACLYPTLISPPEL is encoded by the coding sequence ATGAATACAAAATATGTTCTTTATGCAGCTATTCTTGTGATAATCATAGTTTCAGCGTCTGCAATTGTCTATGTTAACATGAACAATCCATCATCTTCCGAAGGTACAATCAGCATAACTGACGACGAAGGATACACAACCACACTTGACGGTGTCCCACAACGCATTGTTTCCATGGCACCAGCCAACACCCAGTTCCTCTTTGACCTTGGCGTTGGCAACAGAGTTGTCGGCGTAACCGATTATGACGATTACCCCTACGACTTCTCTGCATGGTTTGAAGCAGGCAACATGACCAGCATAGGTGGCTTCTATAACCCAAGTTTGGAAGTTATCACTTCACTGCAGCCTGATTTGATTCTTGGAACCACAATCCACGACGACATCCTTGACAATCTCAGAGGTCAAGGCTTCAAAGTTATCATAACCGATCCAACCAACATTGAAGACATTTACAATGACATCACTTTCATCGGCAAAGCAGTTGGCGCAGAAGAAAACGCAACCACCTTAATCAGCAACATCCAAGGCCAAATCAGCGAGGTACAGGAAAAGATTGCCAACATTACTGAAAAACCAACAGTTTACTGGGAAGTTTACTTCGATGAATCAGGCATAACCACGGCAGGAGCAGACTCATGGCTTAACGATGTTATAGCAAAAGCAGGTGGAACTAACCTTTTTGCTGACTTAAGCGGAGATTATGTGTCCACCAGTTCAGAAGTAATCGTTCAAAGAAACCCAGATGTTATCATGATGCCAGAAGGCATGGGAAGCTCATCTTCTGGCGGTGTCGAGGCAGTAAAAGCACGACCAGGTTGGAACACTATCAACGCAGTAATAGACGACCACATCTACATTTTCGACGAAGACCTATTCAACCGACCCACGTCAAATGTTGGTTTACAAGTCCAACAAGTTGCAGCATGTTTATACCCAACCCTTATATCGCCACCGGAGCTCTAA